In one Saimiri boliviensis isolate mSaiBol1 chromosome 19, mSaiBol1.pri, whole genome shotgun sequence genomic region, the following are encoded:
- the LOC120360191 gene encoding peptidyl-prolyl cis-trans isomerase NIMA-interacting 4-like, which yields MPPKGKSGSGKSGTGGTASGSDSADKKAQGPKGGGDAVKVRHILCEKHGKVMEAMEKSKCGMRFNEAAAQCSEDKARQGSDLGWMTRESMVGLFQEAALAFALPVSGMDTPVFTDLPVKTKFGYHIIMVEGRK from the exons ATGCCGCCCAAAGGAAAAAGTGGTTCTGGAAAATCAGGGACAGGGGGAACAGCCTCTGGGAGTGACAGTGCTGACAAGAAGGCTCAAGGTCCCAAAGGTGGTGGCGATGCAGTAAAGGTCAGACACATTCTGTGTGAAAAACATGGCAAAGTCATGGAAGCCATGGAAAAGTCAAAGTGTGGGATGAGATTCAATGAAGCGGCCGCACAATGTAGTGAGGATAAAGCCAGGCAAGGGAGCGACTTGGGTTGGATGACCAGAGAGTCCATGGTGGGACTATTTCAAGAAGCAGCGCTtg catttgCCTTGCCTGTAAGTGGGATGGATACCCCTGTGTTTACAGATCTACCAGTTAAGACAAAATTTGGATATCATATCATTATggttgaaggaagaaaataa